Proteins from a genomic interval of Papaver somniferum cultivar HN1 chromosome 4, ASM357369v1, whole genome shotgun sequence:
- the LOC113273803 gene encoding ATP-dependent Clp protease adapter protein CLPS1, chloroplastic-like, which produces MSLMEISVCSSLNASSFIKLSKFSPSFHSKPSNLNLITKNTTYKRYSVSMHVEANSLFGFPKRSGGGGGGAGILERPNLDTSIFEPTPKVEEGGDMGKLKHRTAIGNGDGCKVLLIDDTRHTEKSVASILPKAVPAVTTDAAKELFHESRQNGAAVVIVAVKEHAEFYLEMMTNLGLSAAIEPDSSTV; this is translated from the exons ATGTCTCTCATGGAGATTTCTGTTTGTAGCAGCTTAAATGCATCATCCTTCATAAAACTTTCTAAATTCTCTCCCTCTTTTCATTCTAAACCCAGTAACCTAAACTTGATTACTAAAAATACAACCTACAAAAGATATTCAGTTTCAATGCATGTGGAAGCAAATAGTTTATTCGGATTCCCCAAGAGAAGtggcggtggtggcggtggtgctgGCATCTTAGAACGGCCTAATCTTGACACATCTATATTCGAACCTACTCCAAAAGTGGAAGAAG GTGGTGATATGGGAAAATTGAAGCACCGAACAGCTATAGGCAATGGAGATGGTTGCAAAGTTCTTCTAATTGATGACACGCGCCATACTGAAAAATCAG TGGCATCCATTTTGCCAAAAGCTGTTCCAGCTGTTACAACCGATGCTGCAAAAGAACTCTTTCATGAGTCCCGACAAAATGGTGCTGCCGTTGTAATTGTAGCTGTAAAG GAGCATGCTGAATTCTATCTTGAGATGATGACCAACCTGGGATTAAGTGCAGCCATAGAACCAGATTCAAGTACAGTATAA
- the LOC113275300 gene encoding 40S ribosomal protein S24-1, whose protein sequence is MADTKAVTIRTRKFMTNRLLSRKQFVIDVLHPGRANVSKTELKEKLAKMYEVKDQSSIFVFKFRTHFGGGKSTGFGLIYDTVDNAKKFEPKYRLVRNGLDTKIERSRKQIKERKNRAKKIRGVKKTKAGDAAKKK, encoded by the exons ATGGCAGACACCAAAGCTGTTACCATCAGAACCAGGAAGTTCATGACTAACAGGCTTCTATCCAGGAAGCAATTC GTTATTGATGTTCTTCACCCAGGAAGAGCTAATGTTTCAAAG actgAGTTGAAGGAAAAGCTTGCAAAGATGTACGAAGTGAAAGACCAGAGTTCTATTTTTGTGTTCAAGTTTAGAACTCATTTTGGAGGTGGAAAATCAACTGGGTTTGGATTGATCTACGATACTGTTGATAATGCTAAGAAGTTCGAACCTAAATACAGACTCGTCAGG AACGGACTTGATACCAAAATTGAGAGATCAAGGAAACAAATCAAGGAAAGGAAGAACAGGGCCAAGAAGATTCGCGGAGTTAAAAAG ACCAAGGCTGGAGATGCTGCCAAGAAGAAGTGA